The sequence below is a genomic window from Micromonospora aurantiaca ATCC 27029.
CGTACGGCTTGCCGGAGTAGAGCCAGTCGGAGATGACCCCTGACACGTCGGAGACCAGCGCGTCGGCGCGGTTGACGCACTCGGTGAGCGTCAGCTCGCGGGCCGCGGCGGCGCCCCACAGGTGCGGCCGGCCGGTCTTCGCCCGGTCCGCGGCGAGCAGTTCGGTGAGCCGGGCGAGCTGGCGGGCCGAGGCCGGGTTCTTGCCGGTGTACGGGTGGGCGCGCAGGATCACCGCGGCGCCCCTGTCGATCAACCGGCGGATCAGCGTCTCGGCCACCGGCAGCGAGCAGTAGTTCGCGTCGGCGTGGTGCCCGGTCCAGGTCGGGGTGTAGAGGACCGTGGGGTGCGCCGGCGAGGTGACCGGCTCCCGGCGTACCTCGATCGCCTCGACCTGGGGCCGGCCGACCACGACGAACTTGTCGGCGGGGATCTCCACGCCGGCGCGGGCGTACCTGTCGATCGCGGCCTGCCCGGCCACGAAGATCTTGTCGAAGATGGCCGAGACCGGGTTGGCGCTGGGGGCCTTGTCGCTGTCGCCGTGGTGCAGCTGCACGTGGGTGAGCTGGTTGAACCGGATCAGGTGGGCGTTCTTCGCGCCGTGGTTGACGTAGAACGCGACCCGCAGGCTGGGCACCAGCGCCTCGTCGAGCGCCTTCAGCGTGGGGCAGAGGACCACCGGCGCGCGGGTGGCGGCGGCCACCGCGGGCAGGAGCTCCGGCTCGCGCAGCACCACCACGAACGGGCGGCCGATCCGTTCCAGGTACGGCAGCCACATGGTGACCTGGTACTCCGAGCCGGGCGGCGCGGAGAAGTGCAGCACGAACTCGGGCTGGTGGCGGCGCAGTGCCCGGCCGACCGGGCCGCCTCCGGCGGGCGGCCGGAACCGGCGCCGGGCGAGGTCCAGCGCGACCGCACCGCATCCGGCGCCGACGAGCAGCGCGGCGACCAGCGCCGTCCACGCGGGCAGCGTCAGGGCGGCGGCGAGCGCCACCACGGCGAGCAGTACCAGCAGCGCGTCGCCCAGCCGGGCGGCGACGACGGGTGTCCACGTGCGGACCGGGAGGTTCGCCGCCCGGATCTCCAGTGCGCCGGCCTGCCGCAGCGGGCCGACCAGCAGCACCAGGCCGAGCAGGACCAGCGCGGTGGTGGCGAGCGCCGGGTCGAAGCCGTCGTCGAGGCGACGGGCGTAGCCGACCAGGATGCCGGCGGCGACGAGCACCGTCTCGGCGAGCCCGTCGGCGGACGGCCGGACCCGGCGCTCCCAGGCGGTGGCGGCCAGCGCCGCGACCGCCAGGGCCAGGCCCCAGCCGGTGGCGCCGGTGAGCGCCACGACGAGGAAGGCCAGCACCGCCAGCCCGGTGGTCAGCCCCCGGGCGAGCAGCTTGCGGACCAGGTCACCACGCATCTGGTACGTCCCGTCGGGTTCAGGCGTCGGCGGACAGCTCGGACCGGTGCGGGCCCGGCTGCGCCGGTACGGCGGCCACCTGCTCGCCAGGGGACCGGCGCACGTCGACCACCTGGCCGGTCAGGTCGGAGATCAGCACGTCCAGGGACGCCTGCGCGACCGCCTCGGAGGAGAGCAGCGTGTGCTCCGGCTCCTCGCCGAACGCCCGCGTCCGCATCGGGGTGGCGGTGCGTTCCGGGTTGACGCAGTTGACGCGTACGCCGAACTCGGCCCACTCGTCGGCGAGCGCCTGGGTCAGGTTGACCAGCGCGGCCTTGGTGGCCGAGTAGAGCGCGTAGCGGGCCCGGCCCCGGGTGTAGGAGCTGGACGTGTAGAGCAGCAGCTGGCCCTTGGTCTGCTGGAGGTACGGCAGGGACTGGCGCGCGATGGTGACCGGCCCGACGAAGTTGACGTGCAGGAGACGGTCCATCGTCTCGGAGTCCATCTCGGCCAGCGCGCCCTTCTCCAGGATGCCGGCGGTGACCACCACGTGGTCGATCCGGCCGGTGGCCTCGAACGCGGTCTTCAGCGCGGCGGCCACGTCCTCGGCGCGCTCGACGTGCGTGCCGGTGGTGGAGCGGCTGAACGGGAAGACCTGGGCGCCGTAGCCGCGGGCCAGTTCGGCCAGGTCGTGGCCGATGCCGTAGCTGCCGCCGAAGACCACGATGGTCCGGCCGGTCAGCTCCTCGGCGTAGCTGCGGTGGTCGGTCAGCCGGGGCGCCTGCGCGGCGGCGAGCTGGAACAGCTTGTCGGCCAGGTGCACGTCGACCGGGTGGGTGACCTTGATGTTCTCGTCCGAGCCGTCGATCACCTTGATCGGCGTGCCGGGCAGGTAGCGCAGCACCACGCCGCAGTCGTCGGTGGCGGCGAAGTCGGGGTCGCCCTCGGCGCGGCGGTACGCCTCGCGGATGGTGCCGGAGCGGAACGCCTGCGGGGTCTGGCCGCGGCGCAGCCGGGAGCGGACCGGGATGTCGGTGATGCAGTCGTCCGCGTCGACCTGGATGATCGTGTCGGCGGACGGGATGGCCACGTCGACAGCCGAGTACGTCCAGAGCGCGTTGACGCACTCGCGCACGATCCGGGCGCTGACAAGCGGGCGGACCGCGTCGTGGAAGAGGATGTTGACGTCGCCCTCGCCGACCGCGTCGAGCGCGATCCGGGTGGTGTCGTTGCGGGTCTCGCCGCCCTCGATCACCTTGGTGACCTTGCGGAAGCCGGCGTCGGCGACGATGCGCCGCGCGTCGTCGACGTGACCGGTGGCCATCAGCACGATGATCTCGTCGATCTCCGGCGCGGCCTCGAAGACGGCGAGGGTGTGCTCGATGATCGGCTTACCGGCGATCTTGAGGAGCTGCTTCGGGATGCCCAGCCCGAGGCGCGTGCCGGTCCCCCCGGCCAGGATCACGGCCACCGTACGCGCGGGGCGCCAGGGTGCCGGGCTCGCCGGCGCGGCGTCCGGTGCGGTGGTGTGGTCCTGCGTCATTGCCGTACCTCACTCTGGGTGAAAGGGGATGGATCCGAAAACCTTAACGCGTACGCCGGAGCGCACCGCTCCGGGCGGAACCCGGTGCGGTGCGCTCCAGGGCGCTACTTCTGGTTCTCGTACGCGTCGCAGACCTCCTTGGTGGGGCCGTCCATCTTCAGGACGCCGCTCTCCAGCCAGATGGTCCGCTCGCAGGTGTCCCGGATCGAGCCGATCGAGTGGCTGACCAGGAAGACGGTGCCGGCGCTGTCGCGCAGCTCGCGGACCCGCTGCTCGCTGCGGACCCGGAACTTGCGGTCGCCGGTGGCCAGCGCCTCGTCGATGAGCAGCACGTCGTGCTTCTTCGCCGAGGAGATCGCGAAGCGCAGCCGCGCGCCCATGCCGGAGGAGTAGGTGCGCATCGGCAGCGAGGCGAAGTCGCCGCGCTCGTTGATCCCGGAGAACTCGATGATCTCCGGGGCGATCCGCTTGACCTCCTCCGGCGGCATGCCCATGGCCAGGCAGCCGAGCACCACGTTGCGCTCGCCGGACAGGTCGTTCAGCAGCGCGGCGTTCACGCCGAGCAGCGACGGCTGGCCCTTGGTGTAGACGGCGCCGCGGGCCGGCGGGAGCAGCCCGGCGATGGCGCGCAGCAGCGTGGACTTGCCGGAGCCGTTGCTGCCGATCAGGCCGATCGCCTCACCCTCGTACGCGGTGAAGCTCACGCCCTTGACCGCGTGCACCTCGCGGATGTTCGGCGCCTTGGTGCGGGAGACGATCCGCTTGAGCGCGGAGACCGGGGTGGTGCCGCCGCTCGCGCCCTTGTGGATCCGGTAGATCACGTGCACGTCGTCCACCACCACCGTGGGGACGCGACCCGAGTCGGTCACCGGGCCGGCGTTCAGCGGCAGGGTCTGCTCAGCCACGGCCGTACTCCTTCTCTCCGCGCCAGAAGTAGACGAACCCGCCGATGCCCATCACGACCGCCCAGAACAGGCCCATCGCCCACAGCTTCAGCGGGGAGCTGATCAGGTTCGGCTGGTGCGAATCGAGCAGCGCGTAGCGGGCCAGCTCGATGAAGACCAGCGGCGGGTTCCACTCCAGGATGTTTGCCGCCCAGTTCGGCAGGTGCTCGCGGATGAGTGCCACCGGGTAGAGCACGCCCGAGGCGTACAGCCAGGTGCGCATCACGAACGGCATGACCTGCTTGAGGTCGGTGGCCTTGGAGCCGAGTCGGGCCATCACCATGCTCAGCCCGACGTTGAAGATCGTCTGGAGCAGCAGCATGGGGACGATCAGCACCCAGCGGAAGGTGATCGGCTCGCCGGTCAGCAGCACGATCGCGGCCAGCACCACCATCGACATGAGCAGCTGCTGGAGCTGGACCAGCGTCACGGTGATCGGCAGCGCGGCCCGCGGGAACTGGAGCGCCCGGATCAGGCCCAGGTTTCCGGTGATCGCGCTGGTGCCGTTGGACGCCGCGGTCTGGGTGAAGATGAAGATGAAGATGCCAGTGCACAGGTACGCGATGAAGTTCGGCACGTTCCGGTGCTGGGCCAGGATCACGCCGAAGATCAGGAAGTAGACCGCCGCGTTGGTGAGCGGTGTCAGCACCTGCCAGAGCTGACCGAGCTGGGTGTTGCTCAGCGAGGAGGCGACCTTCGCCCGCGAGTACGCGGTCATGAAGTGCCGGTACGCCCACAACCTGCGGGCGTACTCGCCCAGGGCGGGTCGTTCCCCGGCCACCCGTAGCCCGTACCGCTGGGCCAGCTGGGCCCGGGTCAGTCCGGATTCGGGGTCGGCCACCGCGGTGTTGGCCATGTTCAGGCGCTCCGATCTTTCGTGCTGATGGGGAGCAGTGCGGTGAATGAGATCCAGCGTGGCCGGGCGGGGAGGAGCCGCCTCGCTGCTGCATGGAAGGTAGTCCACCGAACGTCGGGACGCAACCGTACCGTCGTTGCGCTACATTGTTCCACGTGACGACCGAGAAGAGGCGTGCCCCGGCCGGCGCGGCGGTGCTGCGCGGGGAGATCACCAGTGCCATCCGCGCCGCCGTGATGCAGGAGTTGGCCGAGGTGGGCTACGGTCGCCTCTCCATCGAGGCGGTGGCCCGCCGGGCCGGTGTGAGCAAGACCGCCATCTACCGCCGCTGGCGTTCCAAGCTCGACCTGGTGCTGGACATGGTCTCGGCGGTGGCGGGGCGGAACATCCCGCTGCTGGACACCGGCAGCCTCCTCGGTGACCTGGAGATCCTGCTGCACGTGATGGCGCGTGCGTTGCGTCACCGGCTGGCCGCGCAGATCATCCCGGACCTGCTGGCCGAGGCGGCCCGCAACCCGCAGATCGCGGAGAAGCTGCAGGCCGCCCTGGACGACTACCAGCAGGCCATCGGCCGGATCCTGATCGGCCGGGCGGTCGAGCGCGGTGAGCTGTCCGCGGACACCGACCGGCGCGCCGCCGTCGATCTCATCGTCGGCCCGGTCTACTGGCGGATGGCGATCTCCCGGGCCCCGCTGGAGCCCACCGAGGTGCCCCGGATGGCGGCCGCGATCGTCGCCGCTCTGCGGGTAGCATGCGTGGGGCCTGTACGCGACGAGGTGGAAGTCTGAACCCCGGGCCGCCCCCGGAGGGCCGTCGTCGATCATGAACAGAAGGTCACATCCGGTCGGACAATCAGTGCAACCCGCTGGTTTTCCCGACAGACCGGTACCATCCCCCGAAATGTCTCTCATGAACCACGCGTCGACAGGAGGAAGCCCCATGGTCGGGCCGCATCCAGAGTTCATTCCCCCCGCACGGCCGATCATCGGCGAAGCCGAGATCGAGGCGGCCGTCCGGGTGCTGCGGAGCGGCCGGGTCGTGCAGGGCCCCGAGGTCGCCGCGTTCGAGGAGGAGTTCGGCGACCTGGTCGGCGGCCGGCACTGCGTCGCCGTCAACTCCGGCACCTCCGCGCTCCAGCTGTCGCTGATGGCGCTCGGCTTCGGCCCGGGTGACGAGATCATCGTCCCGTCCTTCTCCTTCGCCGCCAGCGGCAACGCGGTCCGGCTGGTCGGCGCCGAGCCGGTCTTCGTGGACATCGAGCCGGGCAGCTTCTGCGTCGACCCGGAGGCGGTCGCCGCGGCGATCACGCCGAAGACGGTCGCGATCATGCCGGTGCACCTCTACGGCCACCCGGCCGCGATGGACCGGATCATGGCGATCGCGCAGCAGCACGGCCTCGCAGTGGTCGAGGACGCCGCGCAGGCGCACGGCGCCGAGCTGAACGGCACCCCGGTCGGCGCGTTCGGCACCGCCGGCTGCTTCAGCTTCTACCCGACGAAGAACATGCACTCCCTTGAGGGCGGCATGATCACCACCGCCGACGCGGACCTCGCCCGGACCCTGCGGCTGCTGCGCAACCAGGGCATGGAGCAGCGGTACGCCAACGAGATCGTCGGCGCCAACATGCGGATGACCGACGTGGCCGCCGCCATCGGCCGGGTGCAGCTCACCCAGCTCGCCGAGTGGACCGAGCAGCGCCGCGCCAACGCCAAGTTCCTCGACTCGGCGATCACCGGCATGGTCACCCCGCCCGTCGCCGACGGCGCCAAGCACGTCTACCACCAGTACACCGTGCGGGTGCGGGCCGACCGGGACGCCGCCCAGGCCCGCCTCACCGAGCTGGGCATCGGCAACGCGGTCTACTACCCGACCCCGATCCACCGGCTCAAGCCGTACCTCAACGCCGACGGCAAGCCGGGCGCGTGGGACCTGCCGGAGACCGAGCGGGCCGCCGCCGAGGTGGTCTCGCTGCCGGTGCACCCGTCGCTGAGCCCCGCCGACCTGGAGCGGATCGCCGAGGGCGCGAACCTGGCCGGGGGTGCCCGATGAGCGGACGGAAGCTGCGGGCCGGCCTGATCGGCCTCGGCGCGATGGGCCGCAACCACGCCCGCGTGCTGTCCAACCTGGACGGCGTCGAGCTGGTCGGCGTGGTCGACCCGGCCGGCGACGTGACCGGCACGCTGCGCGCGCCCGTCGTACCCGAGCTGAGCGACCTGCTCGCCCTCGGCGTCGACTACGCGGTGGTGGCCTGCCCGACGGCGCTGCACGAGCCGATCGGCATGGAACTGGCCGCCAACGGCGTCTGCGCGCTCATCGAGAAGCCGCTCGCCCAGTCCGTCGACGCCGCCACCCGGCTGGTCGAGGCGTTCGAGAACGCCGGCCTGGTCGCCGGCGTCGGGCACATCGAGCGCTACAACCCGGCGCTGCAGAGCCTGCGCACCCGCCTGGAGGCGGGCGAGCTGGGCGAGGTGTTCCAGGTCGTGACCCGGCGCCAGGGCCCGTTCCCGCACCGGATCGCCGACGTCGGCGTGGTGATGGACCTGGCCACCCACGACATCGACCTGACCGCCTGGGTGACCGGCCAGCAGTACAGCTCGGTCGCCGCCCGCACCGTCTCGCGCAGCGGCCGGCTGCACGAGGACATGGTCGCCGTGGTCGGCCAGCTCGCCGACGGCACGATGGTCAACCACCTGGTGAACTGGCTCAGCCCGCTCAAGGAGCGGTCGACTGTGGTCACCGGTGACAAGGGCTGCTTCGTGGCCGACACGCTCACCGCCGACCTGACCTTCTACGCCAACGCCGCCATCGACACCGAGTGGGAGGCGCTGCGGGCGTTCCGCGGCGTGGCCGAGGGCGACATGGTCCGCTACGCGATCCCGAAGCGGGAGCCGCTGCTGGTCGAGCACGAGCGCTTCCGGGACGCGGTCGAGGGCAAGCAGAGCGACATCGTCACGCTGCGGCAGGGTCTGCGTACCGTGCAGGTCGCGGCCGCCCTGCTGGAGTCGTCCGCCGACGGCAAGGTCGTGTCCGTCGCGGCCAGCGGCAGCGACGCGGAGCCGGCACTGCGATGAGCCCGGCGCCGGTGCGGCGGACGGTCTCCGCGGTACGGCGGCGGATTCCCCGGCGGTGGCGCATCGCGCTCCGCCGGGCCGCCGCCGGCGCGCGGCCCTGGCAGACCCCTTCGGTACGCGAACTGTGTGAACTCCCCGCCGGCACGCCGCTGCTGGTGCACGCCGGCGGGATCACCGGCGACCGGGCGCTGGACGGCGTGCTGCGCGCGCTCGTCCGGCTGCCCGAGTTCCACCTGGCGCTGGTCTGCGACGAGGCGGAGCGGGCGTCGGCCCAGGACCTGACCC
It includes:
- a CDS encoding CDP-glycerol glycerophosphotransferase family protein, which gives rise to MRGDLVRKLLARGLTTGLAVLAFLVVALTGATGWGLALAVAALAATAWERRVRPSADGLAETVLVAAGILVGYARRLDDGFDPALATTALVLLGLVLLVGPLRQAGALEIRAANLPVRTWTPVVAARLGDALLVLLAVVALAAALTLPAWTALVAALLVGAGCGAVALDLARRRFRPPAGGGPVGRALRRHQPEFVLHFSAPPGSEYQVTMWLPYLERIGRPFVVVLREPELLPAVAAATRAPVVLCPTLKALDEALVPSLRVAFYVNHGAKNAHLIRFNQLTHVQLHHGDSDKAPSANPVSAIFDKIFVAGQAAIDRYARAGVEIPADKFVVVGRPQVEAIEVRREPVTSPAHPTVLYTPTWTGHHADANYCSLPVAETLIRRLIDRGAAVILRAHPYTGKNPASARQLARLTELLAADRAKTGRPHLWGAAAARELTLTECVNRADALVSDVSGVISDWLYSGKPYAVTDTGADGEHFVERFPLAASGYVLRRDMSNVDEVLTDLLDADPKAAQRWAARTRYLGDFPADAYAEAFLSAARRELEPDWAVPGPRAAG
- a CDS encoding bifunctional cytidylyltransferase/SDR family oxidoreductase, with product MTQDHTTAPDAAPASPAPWRPARTVAVILAGGTGTRLGLGIPKQLLKIAGKPIIEHTLAVFEAAPEIDEIIVLMATGHVDDARRIVADAGFRKVTKVIEGGETRNDTTRIALDAVGEGDVNILFHDAVRPLVSARIVRECVNALWTYSAVDVAIPSADTIIQVDADDCITDIPVRSRLRRGQTPQAFRSGTIREAYRRAEGDPDFAATDDCGVVLRYLPGTPIKVIDGSDENIKVTHPVDVHLADKLFQLAAAQAPRLTDHRSYAEELTGRTIVVFGGSYGIGHDLAELARGYGAQVFPFSRSTTGTHVERAEDVAAALKTAFEATGRIDHVVVTAGILEKGALAEMDSETMDRLLHVNFVGPVTIARQSLPYLQQTKGQLLLYTSSSYTRGRARYALYSATKAALVNLTQALADEWAEFGVRVNCVNPERTATPMRTRAFGEEPEHTLLSSEAVAQASLDVLISDLTGQVVDVRRSPGEQVAAVPAQPGPHRSELSADA
- a CDS encoding ABC transporter ATP-binding protein, with product MAEQTLPLNAGPVTDSGRVPTVVVDDVHVIYRIHKGASGGTTPVSALKRIVSRTKAPNIREVHAVKGVSFTAYEGEAIGLIGSNGSGKSTLLRAIAGLLPPARGAVYTKGQPSLLGVNAALLNDLSGERNVVLGCLAMGMPPEEVKRIAPEIIEFSGINERGDFASLPMRTYSSGMGARLRFAISSAKKHDVLLIDEALATGDRKFRVRSEQRVRELRDSAGTVFLVSHSIGSIRDTCERTIWLESGVLKMDGPTKEVCDAYENQK
- a CDS encoding ABC transporter permease, which codes for MANTAVADPESGLTRAQLAQRYGLRVAGERPALGEYARRLWAYRHFMTAYSRAKVASSLSNTQLGQLWQVLTPLTNAAVYFLIFGVILAQHRNVPNFIAYLCTGIFIFIFTQTAASNGTSAITGNLGLIRALQFPRAALPITVTLVQLQQLLMSMVVLAAIVLLTGEPITFRWVLIVPMLLLQTIFNVGLSMVMARLGSKATDLKQVMPFVMRTWLYASGVLYPVALIREHLPNWAANILEWNPPLVFIELARYALLDSHQPNLISSPLKLWAMGLFWAVVMGIGGFVYFWRGEKEYGRG
- a CDS encoding TetR/AcrR family transcriptional regulator: MTTEKRRAPAGAAVLRGEITSAIRAAVMQELAEVGYGRLSIEAVARRAGVSKTAIYRRWRSKLDLVLDMVSAVAGRNIPLLDTGSLLGDLEILLHVMARALRHRLAAQIIPDLLAEAARNPQIAEKLQAALDDYQQAIGRILIGRAVERGELSADTDRRAAVDLIVGPVYWRMAISRAPLEPTEVPRMAAAIVAALRVACVGPVRDEVEV
- a CDS encoding DegT/DnrJ/EryC1/StrS family aminotransferase, encoding MVGPHPEFIPPARPIIGEAEIEAAVRVLRSGRVVQGPEVAAFEEEFGDLVGGRHCVAVNSGTSALQLSLMALGFGPGDEIIVPSFSFAASGNAVRLVGAEPVFVDIEPGSFCVDPEAVAAAITPKTVAIMPVHLYGHPAAMDRIMAIAQQHGLAVVEDAAQAHGAELNGTPVGAFGTAGCFSFYPTKNMHSLEGGMITTADADLARTLRLLRNQGMEQRYANEIVGANMRMTDVAAAIGRVQLTQLAEWTEQRRANAKFLDSAITGMVTPPVADGAKHVYHQYTVRVRADRDAAQARLTELGIGNAVYYPTPIHRLKPYLNADGKPGAWDLPETERAAAEVVSLPVHPSLSPADLERIAEGANLAGGAR
- a CDS encoding Gfo/Idh/MocA family protein, translated to MSGRKLRAGLIGLGAMGRNHARVLSNLDGVELVGVVDPAGDVTGTLRAPVVPELSDLLALGVDYAVVACPTALHEPIGMELAANGVCALIEKPLAQSVDAATRLVEAFENAGLVAGVGHIERYNPALQSLRTRLEAGELGEVFQVVTRRQGPFPHRIADVGVVMDLATHDIDLTAWVTGQQYSSVAARTVSRSGRLHEDMVAVVGQLADGTMVNHLVNWLSPLKERSTVVTGDKGCFVADTLTADLTFYANAAIDTEWEALRAFRGVAEGDMVRYAIPKREPLLVEHERFRDAVEGKQSDIVTLRQGLRTVQVAAALLESSADGKVVSVAASGSDAEPALR